One genomic region from Blattabacterium cuenoti encodes:
- a CDS encoding NADP-dependent malic enzyme, whose amino-acid sequence MRKNTSSFREESLNYHSQFPSGKIQITPTKKYSSQRDLSLAYSPGVAEPCKEIARSSREVYKYTSKGNLVAVITNGSAVLGLGDIGALASKPVMEGKALLFKIFSGIDVFDIEIDESDPEKFIETVKAIAPTFGGINLEDIKAPEAFEIERRLKKELSIPVMHDDQHGTAIISGAALLNAITYVGKKINEIKMVVNGAGAAAISCTRTYKKLGVNPENILMFDSKGLLHSSRTDLNQEKKEFSVNTYPIQKLDQAIKNSDVFIGLSVGGILTANMLRSMAKDPIVFAMANPDPEIDYNLAIKIRPDVIMATGRSDYPNQVNNVLGFPYIFRGALDVHASVINDEMKLAAVHAIASLAKEPVPEQVNIVYNKKNISFGKEYIIPKPFDNRLITRVAPAVAKAAMDSGVARNPILDWKIYQEKLLDRMGYESKMLRMIQNRARTNPKKIVFCNGEEYDILKSVQILHEEGIVSVPIVLGNEDRIKRLINENNLDVELKIIDPEKEENRKKVEDFAQILWKRRNRKGLTLYDSKIRMRTNDHFGAMMVDQGEADAVITGYSRSFSLSLRPMLEVIGRAESVQKTAGMMILLTKRGPLFLADTAVIPNPTSEELARIALMASHVVKGFDIEPHIAMLSFQNFSSNSKTSSKVSQTVDFLHKKYPDLIVDGELQPDFALNEFLLASKFPFSKLVKKRANIFIFPNLESGNLTYKFIRGLGDVQTIGPVMLGMRKTAHVMQMQSSIEEIVNLATLSVIDAQIRNN is encoded by the coding sequence ATGAGAAAAAACACAAGTAGTTTTCGTGAAGAATCTTTAAATTATCATAGCCAATTTCCTTCTGGAAAAATACAAATTACACCCACAAAAAAATATAGTAGTCAAAGAGACCTTTCTCTTGCTTATTCTCCAGGAGTAGCAGAACCTTGTAAAGAAATAGCTCGTTCTTCTAGAGAAGTATATAAATACACATCTAAAGGAAATCTTGTTGCAGTTATAACTAATGGTTCAGCTGTATTAGGCCTTGGAGATATTGGAGCATTAGCTTCTAAACCAGTTATGGAAGGAAAAGCTCTTTTATTCAAAATTTTTTCTGGAATTGATGTTTTTGATATAGAAATAGACGAATCTGATCCAGAAAAATTTATAGAAACAGTAAAAGCTATTGCTCCTACTTTTGGAGGAATTAATCTAGAAGACATAAAAGCTCCAGAAGCTTTTGAAATAGAAAGAAGACTTAAAAAAGAATTGAGTATTCCTGTTATGCATGATGATCAACATGGAACAGCTATTATTTCAGGAGCAGCATTACTTAATGCAATCACCTATGTTGGAAAAAAAATTAATGAAATTAAAATGGTTGTTAATGGAGCTGGTGCTGCTGCAATTTCCTGTACAAGAACTTATAAAAAACTTGGTGTTAACCCTGAAAATATTCTTATGTTTGATAGTAAAGGGTTATTACATTCTTCAAGAACTGATTTAAATCAAGAAAAAAAAGAATTTTCTGTAAATACTTATCCAATCCAAAAATTAGATCAAGCTATCAAAAACTCGGATGTTTTTATTGGTTTATCTGTAGGAGGAATATTAACTGCTAACATGTTGAGAAGTATGGCAAAAGACCCGATTGTGTTTGCTATGGCTAATCCTGATCCAGAAATAGATTACAACTTAGCAATCAAAATTCGTCCAGATGTTATTATGGCTACTGGAAGAAGTGACTATCCAAATCAAGTTAATAATGTTTTAGGATTTCCTTATATTTTCAGAGGAGCACTAGATGTTCATGCTAGTGTGATTAATGATGAAATGAAATTAGCAGCTGTACATGCTATAGCTTCTTTGGCAAAAGAACCTGTTCCAGAACAGGTAAACATTGTTTATAATAAAAAAAATATTTCTTTTGGAAAAGAATATATAATTCCAAAACCTTTTGATAATCGTTTGATTACTCGTGTTGCTCCTGCTGTAGCAAAAGCAGCTATGGATTCTGGAGTAGCAAGAAATCCTATCTTGGATTGGAAAATCTATCAAGAAAAATTGCTTGATAGAATGGGATACGAAAGTAAAATGCTTAGAATGATTCAAAATCGAGCTCGCACAAATCCTAAAAAAATTGTTTTTTGTAATGGAGAAGAATACGATATACTGAAATCCGTTCAAATTCTTCATGAAGAAGGAATTGTTTCTGTTCCTATTGTTTTAGGAAATGAAGATCGTATCAAACGTTTAATAAATGAAAATAACCTCGACGTTGAATTAAAAATTATAGATCCAGAAAAAGAAGAAAATAGAAAAAAAGTAGAAGACTTTGCTCAAATTCTTTGGAAAAGAAGAAATCGAAAAGGTTTGACTTTATACGATTCAAAAATACGCATGCGTACCAATGATCACTTTGGAGCTATGATGGTAGATCAAGGAGAAGCGGATGCGGTGATTACGGGATATTCAAGAAGCTTTTCATTAAGTTTACGTCCAATGTTAGAAGTTATCGGTCGAGCAGAATCCGTTCAAAAAACAGCAGGAATGATGATTTTATTAACAAAACGTGGTCCTTTATTTTTAGCAGATACAGCAGTCATTCCAAATCCAACAAGTGAAGAATTAGCTAGAATAGCTTTAATGGCTTCTCATGTAGTTAAAGGGTTTGACATTGAACCGCATATAGCAATGTTATCTTTTCAAAATTTTTCATCTAATTCAAAAACATCTTCTAAGGTTTCTCAAACAGTAGATTTTTTACATAAAAAATATCCAGACTTAATAGTAGATGGAGAATTACAACCTGATTTTGCTCTAAATGAATTTTTATTAGCTAGCAAATTCCCTTTTTCTAAACTCGTTAAAAAGAGAGCAAATATTTTTATCTTTCCAAATTTAGAATCAGGAAATTTAACTTATAAATTCATTAGAGGATTAGGAGATGTTCAAACTATTGGTCCTGTAATGTTAGGAATGCGAAAAACGGCACATGTTATGCAAATGCAATCCAGTATAGAAGAAATAGTTAACTTAGCGACTTTATCTGTAATTGATGCACAAATTAGGAATAATTAA
- the murI gene encoding glutamate racemase, which produces MKISPLSPIGIFDSGIGGLLIAKEIKMRMPNEDFIYFGDTINMPYGDKSKEFIIENSMKIASFLYEKKCKALVIACNSMTSNSLDVISKKFNSKILIFNVIDPIVRNQIFFSSKKIGIIATPATIRSNFYMEKIKKYYRHLDVVQISTPLLAPMIEKGLKIKKNIIINYLNHFKSIDTLLLACTHYLFLKQEIDNFYHGQVHLIDIQKIVVQEIKKKLNEEKLLCIHPTLNSKFPIFYTSGSIPTFFEKKVRILFGRKVFIKTHVFNYS; this is translated from the coding sequence ATGAAAATAAGTCCATTATCTCCAATAGGAATATTTGATTCTGGAATTGGCGGACTTCTTATAGCTAAAGAAATCAAAATGCGGATGCCTAATGAAGATTTTATTTATTTTGGAGATACTATAAATATGCCTTATGGAGATAAGTCTAAAGAATTTATTATAGAAAATTCTATGAAAATAGCTTCTTTTCTTTATGAAAAAAAATGTAAAGCCCTAGTTATTGCATGTAATTCAATGACATCTAATTCTTTAGATGTCATTTCAAAAAAATTTAATAGCAAAATATTAATATTCAATGTTATAGATCCCATAGTAAGAAATCAAATTTTTTTTTCTTCCAAAAAAATAGGAATAATTGCGACTCCTGCTACAATACGTTCAAATTTTTACATGGAAAAAATAAAGAAATATTATCGTCATTTAGATGTAGTTCAAATATCTACTCCTTTATTAGCTCCAATGATTGAGAAAGGTTTGAAAATAAAAAAAAATATTATTATAAATTATTTAAATCATTTTAAATCAATAGATACACTTTTACTAGCCTGTACTCATTATCTATTTCTTAAACAAGAAATAGATAATTTTTATCATGGACAAGTTCATTTAATTGATATACAAAAAATAGTAGTACAGGAAATAAAAAAAAAATTAAATGAAGAAAAATTATTGTGTATTCATCCAACCTTGAATAGTAAATTCCCTATTTTTTATACATCTGGTTCTATTCCTACTTTTTTTGAAAAAAAAGTTAGAATTCTTTTTGGAAGAAAAGTATTTATCAAAACACATGTTTTTAATTATTCCTAA
- the rpsT gene encoding 30S ribosomal protein S20, with the protein MANHLSSLKRIRQNYTRRLRNKYAYKSTKTAIKKLLKEKNKEKYSIVISMIDKLAKKNIIHVNKAARLKKQLNRKLFSN; encoded by the coding sequence ATGGCAAATCATTTATCTTCTCTGAAAAGAATTAGACAAAACTATACTAGACGTTTACGTAATAAATATGCGTATAAGAGTACAAAAACAGCTATAAAAAAATTATTAAAAGAAAAAAATAAGGAAAAATATTCTATTGTAATATCTATGATAGATAAATTAGCTAAGAAAAATATTATACATGTTAATAAAGCTGCCAGATTGAAAAAACAATTAAATAGAAAATTATTCTCTAATTGA
- a CDS encoding C40 family peptidase has protein sequence MFTPYRYGGMTKTGIDCSAFIKNIFASYKISLPRISYYQAQKGFFVPKKQIEKGDLLFFATGTSKKINHVGMVIHVSPSNIFFIHASTSNGVIISQLYQKYWNHRFIMARRILYSS, from the coding sequence ATGTTTACTCCATATAGATATGGGGGAATGACTAAAACAGGAATAGATTGTTCTGCTTTTATAAAAAATATCTTCGCTTCTTACAAAATATCTTTACCACGCATTTCTTATTATCAAGCCCAAAAAGGTTTTTTTGTTCCTAAAAAACAAATAGAAAAAGGAGATCTATTATTTTTTGCGACAGGAACGTCTAAAAAAATAAATCATGTCGGAATGGTAATCCACGTTAGTCCCAGCAATATATTTTTCATTCACGCTTCTACATCTAATGGTGTAATTATATCTCAATTATACCAAAAATACTGGAATCATAGATTTATTATGGCAAGAAGAATTCTTTATTCCTCATAA
- a CDS encoding 3-phosphoshikimate 1-carboxyvinyltransferase, translated as MSSYIKIYKEKSSLCGSVSITGSKSVSNRLLILKAIYKDDIQIDNLSNCEDTEVLKKSLTSTSNILDIHHAGTAMRFLTSYFAIQEGKEIVLTGSDRMKERPISVLVEALKKLGSEIFYLEKQGYPPIKIFGKKILGGKIDIDAKISSQYISSLMLIASQFKKGLKIYLRGNITSIPYIKMTFDLLTLAGVKTYWKEKVIHIYPEKDKGKKYFYVESDWSSASYYYSMAAIAKQSHITLSSYNNDSLQGDRKVASIYDKNFGISTVFDKNAITLKKKLNFFSQKFIELNLNQTPDIAQTIVVTCAALEIKCNLKGLETLKIKETDRLLALKEELLKFGVITKITDSCLEITDFSRKKINSFVRIKTYQDHRMAMSFTPFGLCSSFLQIEEPSVIEKSYPNFWKDLKFLGFSIDYYEE; from the coding sequence ATGTCTTCTTACATTAAGATTTATAAAGAAAAAAGTTCTTTATGCGGTTCTGTATCTATAACTGGATCTAAAAGTGTATCTAATCGTCTTTTAATTTTAAAGGCCATTTATAAGGATGATATTCAGATTGATAATCTTTCAAATTGTGAAGATACAGAAGTATTAAAAAAAAGTTTAACTAGTACTTCTAATATATTAGATATTCATCATGCTGGAACTGCTATGCGTTTTTTGACCTCTTATTTCGCTATTCAAGAGGGAAAAGAAATTGTGTTAACAGGATCCGATAGAATGAAAGAAAGACCCATTTCTGTACTTGTAGAAGCTCTAAAGAAGCTAGGATCTGAAATTTTCTATTTGGAAAAACAAGGATATCCACCAATAAAAATTTTTGGAAAGAAAATTTTAGGAGGAAAAATAGATATAGATGCAAAAATCAGTAGTCAATATATTAGTTCTTTGATGTTAATAGCTAGTCAATTTAAAAAGGGACTCAAAATTTATCTAAGAGGAAATATTACATCTATTCCATATATAAAAATGACTTTTGATTTACTAACTTTAGCAGGAGTAAAAACTTATTGGAAAGAAAAAGTGATCCATATTTATCCAGAAAAAGATAAAGGAAAAAAATACTTTTATGTAGAATCAGATTGGAGCTCTGCATCTTACTACTATTCGATGGCGGCAATCGCAAAGCAAAGTCACATCACTTTATCTTCATATAATAACGATAGTTTACAAGGAGATAGAAAAGTAGCTTCTATATATGATAAAAATTTTGGAATCTCTACTGTTTTTGACAAAAATGCAATTACGTTAAAGAAAAAATTGAATTTTTTTTCACAGAAATTCATTGAATTAAATTTAAATCAAACTCCAGATATTGCACAAACTATTGTTGTGACTTGTGCTGCACTTGAAATCAAGTGTAATCTAAAAGGATTAGAGACATTAAAAATTAAAGAAACAGATAGGTTGCTAGCATTAAAGGAAGAATTATTAAAATTTGGAGTGATAACTAAAATTACAGATTCTTGTTTAGAAATCACAGATTTTTCTAGAAAAAAAATCAATTCTTTTGTAAGAATAAAAACTTATCAGGATCATAGAATGGCAATGTCTTTTACCCCATTTGGATTATGTTCTTCTTTTTTACAAATCGAGGAACCAAGTGTTATAGAAAAATCATATCCTAACTTTTGGAAAGATTTAAAATTTTTAGGTTTTTCAATTGATTATTATGAGGAATAA
- a CDS encoding nucleotide pyrophosphohydrolase: MEIKNIQKLVHHWIMNHGVRYFDVLTNTILLSEEVGEVSRIIARHYGEQSKKKNCQKNEDLGEELSDVLFVLVCLANQTGINLEESFNKKLKKKKIRDHTRHHENEKLK; this comes from the coding sequence TTGGAAATCAAAAATATACAAAAATTGGTTCATCATTGGATTATGAATCATGGAGTTCGTTATTTTGACGTATTAACCAACACTATTCTTTTATCAGAAGAAGTCGGTGAAGTTTCTAGAATTATTGCTAGACACTATGGAGAACAATCTAAAAAAAAAAATTGCCAAAAAAATGAAGATCTTGGAGAAGAATTATCAGATGTTTTGTTTGTTCTAGTTTGTTTAGCTAATCAAACTGGAATTAATTTAGAAGAATCTTTTAACAAAAAATTAAAGAAAAAGAAAATTAGAGATCATACAAGACACCATGAAAATGAAAAATTAAAATAA
- a CDS encoding transketolase family protein, which produces MKQYENKGLKETRAGFGQALTFLGRKNHQVVALCADLTSSLFMNQFSKEFPERFFQIGIAEANMIGIAAGLSIGKYIPFAGTFANFATSRVYDQIRQSIAYSYKNVKICASHSGLTLGEDGATHQSLEDIGMMKMLPGMTVINTCDYNQTYAATLAIANYLGPVYLRFGRPAVANFTDENQIFEIGKAVLLTEGKDVTIVCTGHLVWEALEASKILYKEKGIECEVVNIHTIKPLDEESILKSVNKTKCIVTAEEHNYWGGLGESVARILTTHKCSFSQSLVAVNDVFGESGKPMELLKKYNIDRDSIINHVQFLLEKK; this is translated from the coding sequence ATGAAACAATATGAGAATAAAGGCCTAAAAGAAACTAGAGCTGGCTTTGGTCAAGCTCTGACTTTTTTGGGAAGAAAAAATCATCAAGTGGTAGCATTGTGTGCAGATTTGACTAGCTCTTTATTTATGAATCAGTTTTCTAAAGAATTTCCAGAAAGATTTTTTCAAATAGGAATAGCAGAAGCAAATATGATAGGGATTGCAGCTGGACTCAGCATTGGAAAATACATTCCGTTTGCTGGAACGTTTGCCAATTTTGCTACATCCCGTGTATACGATCAAATACGTCAATCTATTGCTTATTCTTATAAAAACGTAAAAATATGTGCTTCTCATTCTGGCTTAACTTTAGGCGAAGATGGAGCTACACATCAAAGTTTAGAAGATATTGGAATGATGAAAATGTTGCCGGGCATGACTGTTATTAACACGTGTGATTATAATCAAACTTATGCTGCCACTTTAGCTATAGCTAATTATTTAGGGCCAGTATATTTGCGTTTTGGTCGTCCTGCTGTAGCTAATTTTACAGATGAAAATCAAATATTTGAAATCGGAAAAGCTGTTCTTTTAACAGAAGGAAAAGATGTCACCATTGTTTGCACAGGACATTTAGTATGGGAAGCTTTAGAAGCTTCTAAGATTTTGTACAAAGAAAAAGGAATAGAATGTGAAGTTGTTAATATTCATACAATCAAACCGTTAGATGAAGAGTCAATTTTAAAATCTGTAAATAAGACAAAATGTATTGTAACTGCAGAAGAACACAATTATTGGGGTGGATTAGGAGAGAGTGTAGCAAGAATACTTACCACTCATAAATGTTCTTTTTCTCAAAGTTTAGTAGCTGTTAATGATGTTTTTGGAGAAAGCGGAAAACCCATGGAACTTTTGAAAAAATATAATATTGATCGTGATTCTATTATCAATCATGTACAGTTTTTATTGGAAAAAAAATAA
- a CDS encoding transketolase, whose amino-acid sequence MNVPYLKDLCSQVRRDILRMVNDAKSGHPGGSLGCTEYFVALYQEIMHYNPKKFAIDGEGEDLFFLSNGHISPVYYSILARSGFFSVKELSTFRKLNSRLQGHPSVHGGLPGIRISSGSLGQGMSVAIGAALSKKLNKEFHTIIYSLHGDGELNEGQIWESVLYAGSRNIDNYIATVDYNGQQIDGTTDEVLPLGNLKKKFESFDWKVLEELEGNNIEKVINVLKKAKNETGKGKPVLIILYTQMGYGIDFMVGNNAWHGKYPNKEELKRALSQISETSLVDYPLSN is encoded by the coding sequence ATGAATGTACCTTATTTAAAGGATTTGTGTTCTCAAGTGAGAAGAGATATTCTACGCATGGTCAATGACGCAAAATCTGGACATCCAGGTGGATCTTTGGGATGCACTGAATATTTTGTAGCTTTATATCAAGAAATAATGCATTATAATCCCAAAAAATTTGCTATAGATGGAGAAGGAGAAGACCTTTTTTTTCTATCTAATGGACATATTTCCCCTGTTTATTATAGTATATTAGCTCGTTCTGGTTTTTTTTCAGTTAAAGAATTATCTACTTTCAGGAAGTTAAATTCACGTTTACAAGGACATCCTTCTGTACATGGAGGCCTCCCCGGAATACGCATTTCCTCTGGTTCTCTAGGACAAGGAATGTCTGTGGCTATTGGTGCAGCTTTATCAAAAAAATTAAATAAAGAATTTCATACTATCATTTATAGTTTACATGGAGATGGAGAGTTAAATGAAGGGCAGATTTGGGAATCTGTATTATATGCAGGATCTAGAAATATAGATAATTATATAGCAACCGTTGATTACAATGGACAACAAATAGATGGAACGACAGATGAAGTATTGCCTCTCGGCAATTTGAAAAAAAAATTTGAATCTTTTGATTGGAAAGTTTTAGAAGAATTAGAAGGAAATAATATTGAAAAGGTGATTAACGTTTTAAAAAAAGCAAAAAATGAAACTGGAAAAGGGAAACCTGTTTTAATTATACTATATACTCAAATGGGATACGGTATAGATTTTATGGTGGGAAATAATGCATGGCATGGAAAATATCCTAATAAAGAAGAATTAAAAAGAGCTCTATCTCAAATTTCTGAAACTTCTTTAGTAGATTATCCCTTATCCAATTGA
- the smpB gene encoding SsrA-binding protein, with the protein MSILNRKARYQYHFLEYYTAGIQLLGTEVKSIRQKKVNIMDSFCQMKHGELYSMNMYIAEYKFGTNCNHSSRRERKLLLNKKELTKLDKKLKNKGEGLTIVPIELFINNKGYIKVKIVLAKGKKIYDKRESLRERDSLRDIKQSFFKN; encoded by the coding sequence ATGAGTATTCTAAATCGAAAAGCAAGATATCAATATCATTTTTTAGAATATTATACAGCTGGAATACAGCTTCTTGGAACGGAAGTCAAATCAATCAGACAAAAAAAAGTCAATATTATGGATAGTTTTTGTCAAATGAAACATGGAGAATTGTATTCTATGAATATGTACATAGCCGAATACAAATTCGGAACCAATTGTAATCATTCAAGCAGAAGAGAAAGAAAATTATTATTAAATAAAAAAGAATTAACAAAGCTAGACAAAAAACTGAAAAATAAAGGAGAAGGGCTAACTATCGTCCCCATTGAATTATTTATTAATAATAAGGGATACATAAAAGTGAAAATAGTTTTGGCTAAGGGGAAAAAAATATATGATAAACGTGAATCCTTACGGGAAAGAGATTCTTTAAGAGATATTAAACAATCTTTCTTTAAAAATTAA
- a CDS encoding OmpA family protein, producing MKNVNFFIIALFAFFSSVFSQDSKEKWVVRIGAHDINYFSIRYPFKGFFLKKNNSFNPIISSIELEHNVKKHIGLYLDASLGTVNNNRWNIGNAFFVKLSQGVNLYIFPHYKFDPYFRLGAGYHKFNGYIERELRISETKYFKTDKKNFFVLDGGLGLNFWIVSNFGINLQSTYNQVFAYQSRDYLNFWKHNVGVIFRFGNLKFAEDKKDKNQEDKKIVEINKDHSYFPSIMEEKEEKKEEEKEEEKICCQNQNQKDSDNDGILDQEDLCPNQFGLKKFKGCPDTDSDNIPDHEDKCPKKFGKKENKGCPDVVFSPILFDWNKFSLSPRSLAIVNEIAEIMINSLPNSKFYIDGYTDSRGKLSYNKILSLKRANSVLEALISRGVDPSRIEVRGLVGRKYKGKGRRVEITIRK from the coding sequence ATGAAAAACGTCAATTTTTTTATTATTGCTTTATTCGCTTTTTTTTCGTCTGTTTTTTCCCAAGATTCGAAAGAAAAATGGGTTGTTCGAATAGGAGCACACGACATTAATTATTTTTCTATAAGATATCCTTTTAAAGGTTTTTTTCTTAAAAAGAATAATAGTTTCAATCCTATTATTTCCAGTATAGAATTAGAGCATAATGTCAAAAAGCATATCGGTTTATATTTAGATGCATCATTAGGAACGGTAAATAATAACAGATGGAATATAGGAAATGCTTTTTTCGTCAAATTGAGTCAAGGGGTTAATTTGTACATTTTTCCTCATTATAAGTTTGATCCCTATTTTCGATTAGGAGCAGGTTATCATAAATTTAACGGTTACATAGAGAGAGAATTAAGAATTTCGGAAACAAAGTATTTTAAAACAGATAAAAAGAATTTTTTTGTATTAGACGGTGGATTAGGTTTAAATTTTTGGATCGTTTCTAATTTTGGAATTAATTTACAAAGTACTTATAATCAAGTTTTTGCATATCAATCAAGAGACTATTTGAATTTTTGGAAACATAATGTAGGAGTTATTTTTCGTTTTGGTAATTTAAAGTTTGCAGAAGATAAGAAGGATAAAAATCAAGAAGACAAGAAAATAGTAGAAATCAATAAAGATCATTCTTATTTCCCTTCAATAATGGAAGAAAAAGAAGAAAAAAAAGAAGAAGAAAAAGAAGAAGAAAAAATTTGTTGCCAGAATCAAAATCAAAAAGATTCAGATAATGATGGGATTTTAGATCAAGAAGATTTATGTCCAAATCAATTTGGATTAAAAAAGTTCAAGGGTTGTCCTGATACTGATTCAGATAATATTCCAGATCATGAAGATAAGTGTCCTAAAAAATTTGGTAAAAAAGAAAATAAGGGATGTCCTGATGTAGTTTTTAGTCCTATTTTATTTGATTGGAATAAATTTTCATTATCTCCTCGTTCTTTAGCAATCGTTAATGAAATAGCTGAAATCATGATTAATAGCCTTCCAAATTCTAAATTTTATATAGATGGATATACAGATTCTCGTGGAAAACTTTCTTATAATAAAATTTTGTCTCTAAAAAGAGCAAATTCAGTACTTGAAGCTTTGATTTCTAGAGGTGTAGATCCTTCCAGAATAGAAGTAAGAGGATTGGTAGGAAGAAAATATAAAGGAAAAGGAAGACGTGTTGAAATAACAATACGAAAATAA
- the tatC gene encoding twin-arginine translocase subunit TatC — translation MKENKMPFWEHIEELRKHIIHCFCAIIIATIILMNNKNIIFDYIIFGPSKTDFITYRFFYKIAKTFLGIHLNPVSFLSRDLEIQNRQIFGQFNIYIWTCFIGGIILSSPYVFYEFWKFIRPALSDEEKKYSRGMLIIGTLLFGLGVLFGYFVLCPFLIHFGYSFRISRVPKNIFDLSDYISLIIHSVLSMGIIFLFPFFIFILTKMELISYAFLIKYRKHAFLIMLIIASAITPGDILSTIVVLIPLLILYQVSIYVSFYANKKTS, via the coding sequence ATGAAAGAAAATAAAATGCCGTTTTGGGAACACATTGAAGAACTGAGAAAACATATTATTCATTGTTTTTGTGCAATTATCATTGCGACGATTATTTTAATGAATAATAAAAATATTATATTTGATTACATTATTTTTGGTCCATCAAAAACAGATTTCATTACTTATCGTTTTTTTTACAAAATTGCAAAAACCTTTTTAGGTATTCATTTGAATCCTGTTTCTTTTTTATCCAGAGATTTGGAAATACAAAATCGACAAATATTTGGACAATTCAACATTTATATATGGACTTGTTTTATAGGAGGAATTATTTTATCGTCTCCTTATGTTTTTTATGAGTTTTGGAAATTCATAAGACCTGCTCTTTCGGATGAAGAAAAAAAATATTCCAGAGGAATGCTGATAATAGGAACCCTCCTATTTGGATTAGGAGTTCTTTTTGGTTATTTCGTGTTATGTCCATTTTTAATTCACTTTGGATATTCTTTTAGAATAAGTCGCGTTCCTAAAAATATATTTGATTTGTCGGACTATATTTCTTTGATCATACATTCTGTACTATCTATGGGAATTATTTTTTTATTTCCATTTTTCATATTTATTCTTACTAAAATGGAATTAATTTCCTATGCTTTTTTAATAAAATACAGGAAACATGCTTTTCTTATAATGTTAATTATAGCTTCTGCTATTACACCTGGAGATATTTTAAGCACAATAGTCGTTTTAATTCCTCTGTTAATTCTTTATCAAGTAAGTATATATGTATCGTTTTATGCAAATAAAAAAACCTCTTGA
- the ychF gene encoding redox-regulated ATPase YchF, whose protein sequence is MKCGIIGLPNTGKSTFFNFISNSKALSENFPFCTIEPNYGMTKVPDQRLYELKKIIQPMNSIPSEIKIVDIAGLIKGSHKGDGLGNKFLSHVRETNVIIHMIRFFNDMSVTHVEGSLNPIRDKEIIDMELQLKDLETIESRLEKITKKNKINKSINTLQKVFSFLKKGKNIRMYPFQENEKKHINDLQLLTVKPVLYVCNTDEKLNDKTHLHIKNLKKIIEMENSSLVVLSLKKNCIFYELDKVLKKAYKLLNLQSFFTIGKEEIRAWSIPNQCTAYEASSVIHTDFKKGFIRAEIIHYDDFIKYRSEEKVKKAGKIFLAGKNYLIQDGDIIRFRFNR, encoded by the coding sequence ATGAAATGTGGAATTATTGGTCTTCCGAATACAGGGAAGTCAACATTTTTTAACTTTATTTCTAACTCAAAAGCTTTATCAGAAAACTTTCCTTTTTGTACTATAGAACCTAATTATGGAATGACAAAAGTTCCAGATCAAAGGTTATATGAACTCAAAAAGATCATTCAACCAATGAATTCAATTCCATCCGAAATTAAAATAGTAGATATAGCTGGTCTCATCAAAGGTTCCCATAAAGGAGATGGATTAGGAAATAAATTTTTATCTCACGTTCGTGAAACAAATGTAATCATTCATATGATACGTTTTTTTAACGACATGAGTGTGACCCATGTAGAAGGATCTCTAAATCCTATTAGAGACAAAGAAATTATTGACATGGAATTACAGTTAAAAGATCTAGAAACAATAGAAAGTAGATTGGAAAAGATTACAAAGAAAAATAAAATTAATAAATCTATAAATACACTACAAAAAGTTTTTTCTTTTTTAAAAAAAGGAAAAAATATTAGAATGTATCCATTTCAAGAAAATGAAAAAAAACATATTAATGATTTACAGTTATTAACTGTGAAACCTGTTCTTTATGTATGTAATACTGATGAAAAATTGAATGATAAGACTCATTTACATATAAAAAATCTAAAGAAAATAATAGAGATGGAGAATTCTTCTTTGGTGGTTTTATCGTTGAAAAAAAATTGTATTTTCTATGAACTTGACAAAGTTCTTAAAAAAGCCTATAAATTATTAAATTTGCAAAGTTTTTTTACAATAGGAAAAGAAGAAATACGAGCTTGGTCTATCCCCAATCAATGTACAGCTTATGAAGCATCTTCAGTCATTCATACAGATTTTAAAAAAGGATTTATTAGAGCAGAAATTATTCATTATGATGATTTTATAAAATATAGATCAGAAGAAAAAGTAAAAAAGGCAGGAAAAATTTTTTTAGCAGGAAAAAATTATTTGATTCAAGATGGAGATATCATTCGTTTTCGATTTAATCGATAA